From the genome of Eucalyptus grandis isolate ANBG69807.140 chromosome 2, ASM1654582v1, whole genome shotgun sequence, one region includes:
- the LOC104432888 gene encoding cytokinin riboside 5'-monophosphate phosphoribohydrolase LOG1 has product METKQSSKFKSICVFCGSSQGKKSSYKDAAIELGKELVSRNIDLVYGGGSIGLMGLVSQVVYNGGRHVIGVIPKTLMPPEITGETVGEVKAVADMHERKAEMARRSDAFIALPGGYGTLEELLEVITWAQLGIHDKPVGMLNVDGYYNPLLQFIDKAVEEGFIRPNARHIIVTAPNAKDLIKRMEEYYPRHERVAPKLSWEMEQLTYSTACEISR; this is encoded by the exons atggagacgAAACAGTCATCAAAGTTCAAAAGCATATGTGTCTTCTGTGGGAGCAGCCAAGGGAAGAAGAGCAGCTACAAGGATGCTGCTATCGAGCTCGGCAAAGAACTG GTATCGAGGAATATTGATCTGGTGTATGGAGGAGGGAGCATCGGATTGATGGGTCTTGTCTCGCAAGTCGTCTACAACGGGGGCCGCCATGTCATCGG CGTCATTCCCAAAACTCTCATGCCTCCAGAG ATAACCGGAGAGACGGTGGGAGAAGTGAAGGCGGTCGCCGACATGCACGAGAGGAAGGCAGAGATGGCTCGACGTTCGGACGCCTTCATCGCCTTACCCG GGGGTTATGGGACACTCGAAGAGCTTCTGGAGGTGATAACCTGGGCCCAACTCGGCATCCACGACAAACCG gTGGGAATGTTGAATGTAGATGGGTACTACAACCCCTTGCTGCAATTCATCGACAAAGCAGTGGAGGAAGGTTTCATTAGGCCCAATGCACGCCACATCATTGTTACTGCCCCTAACGCCAAGGACTTAATCAAGAGGATGGAG GAGTATTATCCACGCCATGAAAGGGTGGCTCCGAAGCTAAGTTGGGAGATGGAGCAACTAACCTACTCTACAGCATGCGAAATCTCCagatga